Below is a genomic region from Chryseobacterium scophthalmum.
ACATACTTTACAGCTGATGAGATTTTACGGCTTGAGCAAAGTATAAATAGAACTATATCAAAAGGCAAAAGGGATTATGCTATGATTTTATTAGCAACTAGACTAGGGTTAAGATCTTCTGATATCAGATATCTTAAATTTTCCAATATTGATTGGAAGAATAATATAATTCGCTTGGAGCAATTCAAAACAAAAGTCCCTATTGAATTACCTTTATTGGTAGATATTGGGGAAGCATTAATTGATTACATCAAAAATGGTAGGCCTAAGATAAAATCAAAGGATATATTTCTAAGAGACCTTGGCCCATATACAACGATGACAAGTGGTGCATTTTATAATAATATCCGTCATTATTTGAAAAAAGCCCGTATTAATTACAGTACCAGAAAGCACGGCAGTCATGCACTACGACATAGCTTAGCAACAAACTTATTGAAGAATAGAGTTCCAATATCAATAATTTCAGATACATTAGGGCATTCGAATACAAGCGTAACAATGGATTATTTACACATTAGTGTGGAAAATTTACTTGAATGTTCTTTAGACGTACCTATGGTTGATGATAATTTTTACTTACAAGCAAATTTTAAATAAAATAAATATGGATAAAAAATTTGTATATACAAGTAAGCTAGCGCCTTATATTCAGGGATTTTTAAAAGAGAGAGGGCTTAAGGGATATAATTCATCGGCACTTAAATGGATTTTATTAGAGATCGATAAATTTTGCAATGATTATAACATGAAAGACCATTTTATAAGAGAAGAGATTGTAAATAAATGGAGAAAAACCAGAACTAATGATAGTGACCGGTCTTTATACATGAAGTACAATGCCTGGATTCAACTAGGTAATTATATGCGTGATTTAGGTATAGACTGTTATGTACCGATTCCTTATAGAAAAGGAGCAAAAAATAATTATATTCCATATATTTTTACCCATGAAGAAATTCAAACTATATTTTCACTCTCAAATTATTTAAAAATAAGTTATAAATATTCACAAACTATGATCTTTACTATGCCGGCAATACTTCGATTACTTTATAGTGCTGGATTAAGAATTGGTGAAGTATTAGCAATTAAAAATAAAGATATCGATTTTGAAAAAAGAACAATAGTAATAAACGATTCTAAAAATAATACTCAAAGACTCGCAGCAATAAATGATTCGTTATTACCAGTATTGCTACAGTACAAAGAATTTCGAGACAAAAATCCAATAGAAAAAATTCTTTTACCTGAGTCACCATTTTTTATTACACAAAGAGGAAAAAGCTGTCTGGGAGAAAGTGTTAGACGTTGGTTTTGTGAAATTTTAAATACAGCAGGAATATCTTCAAAGTCGGGAGGAAATCCTCCACGAATTCATGATCTTAGGCATACCGCTGCTGTTCATAGCCTTGTAAAGATGGTGCGTAATAACATAGATGTTTATTGTGCATTGCCAATGATTTCTTTGTTTTTAGGTCATAACGATCCAAGGTCAACCAATAATTATGTTAGGTTGACAAACGAAATGTTTCCAGGAATAATACAGCTAGAACATCCGACATCTTTAATTTTTCCAAAAATCACTCAAAATTAATTAGCTATGACAGATTTTGCAAAATACTTACAAAGTTTTTTCCATAAATATCTTCTTGGAAATTATGGAGCTTCATCCAATACTATAAGAGCATATAAAAAAAGCTTCAGTTTGTTGGTATCATTTATGACTAAGGTAAAAAATATACCTCCTCACAAACTTGAACTAAAACATTTAAATAAAGATTCAATATCTGAATTTTTGATGTGGCTTGAGACGGATTGCAATAATTCTATTTCAACAAGAAATAATCGTTACGGAGCCATTTGTTCTTTTTGTAAATATTTACAATATGAAGTACCAGACAGATTAGCTGAGTGGCAAAATATCCGATCAATTAAAAGTAAAAAAGGATTTTCAAAAGTAATGAATTATTTGTCTGTAGAAGGTATAAATTTATTACTTGAACAAGCGTCTATGGACACTTTGGCTTCTCGTCGGGATTTAGCTATGTTAGCATTGTTATATGATAGCGGAATGCGAGTTCAGGAACTTGTAGATCTAAGCCCATCATGTGTAAGGTTTGAATATCCTTATCATATAAGAGTAACAGGTAAAGGTAATAAGCAACGAGACATTCCTTTGCTGAAAGAACAAATTAATTTATTGGAACGATATGTCAAAGAGAATCATTTGCTCAGGCCTGAAAAACAATTTAGCCCTTTATTTTTTAATCGAGGAGGAGGAAAGCTTACTCCTGCAGGTATAACTTATATTTTAAAGAAATACGCAAAAAGTGCTAGAATAGTTAATAGCCATCTGATTCCTGAAATTATTAGTCCTCACGTGTTTAGGCATTCTAAAGCAATGCACCTTTTACAAGGTGGAGTTAATATTGTTTACATTCGAGATATTTTAGGACATGTAAGTGTACAAACAACGGAGAGGTATGCAAGAGCTGATTCAAAACAAAAACGGGATGCTCTTGAAGCAGCTTACCAAGATGTAATCCCAGAAAAAGGAAAACTTGGTTCTTGGGAAGGAAATGATGAGGAGATAGATTTTTTAACTAATTTAGGTATTTAATATAAAAACAAAGTGCTTTTAAAAGCACTTTGTTTATAAATAATAATAAAATGCGTCAAGCTCTGTCGTTTTACTAAACTAGTTTTGTTATAGATAATAACAATATATTAAATATTTGAATACCTTTAAGATATTTAATTAAAAAAGTTATTTTTATGCAAAATTAATAATCTCAACTTAAATCAAGACAAGCATGAAAAAATTCTATATGAGTGCATTTTGGTGTGCGTTTTTTTGAGTATTTCTGCTCTGGAATTGCTAACTTTGTTAAGACACATTTATAGTATTATAGAAATGGACAAACACTGAAATCATTCTATTTTTTCCAGACCATAACAACTTGCCGAAATTCTGGTCTTTGCAATTCGACAAAACCTGCATCTGCGGCAGCTTTAATCGATGCAGTATTGGACTTTCGTGAATGCATATAGATCTCATCTAGACCGCTTTCCTTACAAGCCATTGCATAAGCTACCCTTCCTATATGCTGGCCTTGGAACTGCTTGTTGATGAAAATATCTATTGATGGATGATTCCCCAATACTTCATCAGTATTATAATCAATATATATTTTACCGACCCTTTGTTCACCAAGATATATATGCCAATATTTTCCTCTCACTTTATCGTGCAAGTTTTGACCGCTTCCCAGCTTTAAGGAGATATTGTTATCTTTTTCAGAAACCTGTGTTATATTATTCATGATTTTTCTATTAACACCCTATTAATAACCGATATACTTTCTTTCCAAAATTCAACTGGAAAAAAACCAGGAGACAAAGCAACCGTATAGTTTTCAATTCTCTTTGTAATATTGCTGTTCTCTATTGTTGAAAATGTCTCTTCAATATTTTTATAAACTATTTCCGCACTTGGGTCATGATTGAATTCATGGGATCTCCAATCTGAGTCGCCATCAAATCGATTGTTGAAATAATCCATATCAACATGTAACAATATAGAAGCCGTATCCGAAATATCTTTTAGAAAGTCATCAATTTCAGTAAACACTGAATATTCAAGATTAGATTTTATACCTTCCGATGGTGAGAAACTTAAAAGTGGACGTTCTTGATAGGGTTGTATAGTCTCATCACTTAAAAACCCACGATTTACTTTGCCTGATACTTGCGCTTTACTTAGTCGATGTTTTGGCATCAGGTGTCGAAACTGTATTCTTGGCATACTATGTAGAAATAACGTCATAAAACTTCCAATAGAAATTGCACCGCTTTCAATAGCTCGCCTTACAGTATTTGGATTAAATAAATTGACTTCTTCGTTATTGAATGGATTAATAAATAAATTATCTTTCTTAAACAATAAGGGAGGCATACAGTCAGTGTGGTCGTCGATATGTAATATAACAATCTCATTCGGAACATCATTTTCTAAAAGCCTTTGTTCTAGCCAAAGGCTCCAACTGTATATAGTCCAATTGTCGTTAAGCGATAGTTGATATTTTACAAGATTTCGAAACTGATCAGGTATTTCCTTTATCATGATGCTTTTATCCCACCATTGCAGTCCTTCTAAGATATTAGGATCTATGTAATAATCGGAAGATTTGTGATTACTTAATAAAACATCAATATAATTATCATCCTGTTCTAGAATTCTAATATCTTTTCCAGAAAAATAATCCACCAAAAATTGTTGTAGATCTTCTTCTTTCTTAGGTAAATTTTTAGCATTAATTTTCATCGTCTATCATTAGATATTCACATCTATTTTTTAAACAATTTAGCAACTCACGTCCTAACAGAGTTAGGTCACATTTGTCTATTACTTCAAAACCTGTTATTAGTTGATCCGAAATTTTCCGGCAATTATTTGTTGCTACATCAGTAAGGCCTTGTTCTTTAGATTTCCGTAAAAACGCCCAGAAATCCAGCAGCTCTACAAACACATACAAAGCATGAAATAATCCACTTGGAGGTCTTAATTCTTCTCGCCAAGGAGATGCTACTAAAGGATAATCTGAATATACAATTGGACAAACACGTTGCAAAAGATATAACTTTTGATGACGATGCTCGTGTATAATGGAATCAGCCAGATCGGCTGGATGAATATATTTGTCATTCCGCATTAACTGTACGTACAAAGCGCCCGGTACACTATTATCACTGAATGAAACTACCCTATCTAGTGGTGCATCTAAATCTCTAATAAAAAGTACATCTGGTGATATAGCTTTCATCTCATCAACAATAGAGGATTTCCATTTAACAATAAGATTTAGTGCTTTATTTATCACAGTCTGTCCATCAGTTACTTGAGATAAATCTTCAAAATAAACTCTGTTGCCAAAGGGCAGTCTCAACCATTTATCTGAATTCTGTAATTTAGGCCAAGCAAATAAATTAGTAATATCACAATTTAAAATGTCTTGCAAATATTTAAGATCAATTGGAAGAGTTTCTCCATCTACAGATTTAGCTTCGCTTCCTTCTAACCTTCTCTTTATAACTTCAGTCCACGCTACAACAGCAGGACTTGTGGCAATTTGTTTAAGTGTGTTAGGTTCAAGAGCAAGAATTTTTTCTACTGTTGCATTATATTCCTCCTTATTAATTTGTGAAATAGTTGTCATGAACATTTCGCTTTGACTATTTCTAAAGCTTTCCAAAATGTTTATAAATGAATTATTCACTCCTGTTTCAAGTTCATACTCCTGGATATCATTTTCACTAATCTGCGATATAGAATTTGTATCAAGTTCTATCTGCAATTGATCCGTTACTTTTTTGTTTGCATGCTCAATAAGATTTTTAAGCTCCTTACAGTATATACTAGGATTTAAAAAGCCTGTATCACTATAACGATGAGCTACAGCTCCACCTCCACATACATCTACTACCGAGCATTCCTGACAGGTCAAACATAATCCATCTTTTCGAAGTAATTCCCTATGTTTCTTTACACTTTCAGAATCGATTGCATAAGCAATATTAGTCGTCTTCACATCACCACGAGTAAGGTCAGTACCTTCTCCTGTTATCTTAAGAACATCAAGATCATGATAAGTCCCATCCGTTTCAATTGTAATTAATCCTACATCACCAAAACCAAATCCATCCGTTTCACTTGGAGCACCAAGAAGAGATGCCAAAATAGAATCGAATGTCCTTACCTTCAAAGCAGAATAATGATCAAACCACAAATCAAAACAATTCAATAACCAATTTTCATATATATCCGGTTGTTCATTTCTATGAGGAGGGATAGTGACATAATTAGCATCAGGTAATAAAAAATCCAGTTGCGGTATGTCGTAATTGCTAAAAAAAGATAAGATTTCAGAAGGATCATTAAATGGATCTATTACTGCAATAACACCAGCAAAAACATTAGGCTTTTTTTCAAGTAATCTTAATGCTTTCTCTGTGTCTGCAAAAGTTGATTTCCCTCTGTGATCTAATCTATGTTTATCATTTGCAGTTTGCCCACCATCTAAACTCAATGAAACCTGCAATCCACACTTTTCAAAAAGCTCTAAGTCAGTCTCTTTTAACAGAACCCCATTGGTTTGTAGAGAAAAATCGACTATCGTCTCTTGTCGAATCATATTCCTGACATATTCAACATGTTTCGCAAGCACTTCAGCACCCAATAACAATGGTTCGCCTCCATGATAAACTATTGCAATGCGATCTATCGAATTTTCTACTACATATTCATTTATTCTGGTTGCTGCAGTTTCTAATATCTCTTTAGACATTATTTTAGGCTGTGATTTATAACTTTGATCCAAATGATTATACATATAACAATAATCACAGTTGATATTACACCTTGATGCAACTTTGAAGAGAAAACACCTTATAATTGGTTGATTTGATACTTGCATAATAAAAAAATTAACAGGAAGGCAATAAATTAGTACCCTTCCTGTTATTAAGATAGTTAAGTTATGACCTGTTATGGCGATGATGCATTCTGCTATAGTCAGTTATAGCTTCATTCCCGCTAACTTGCATTGCTTTTGAACGCATCCTATTTAATGCAGGATGGGCTGTGTTAAGTTGCTTTAACTTTGGCAACAACTTATCTTTTGGATTTGCCATCGGCGATCCATTCGTTGAAAAATTTTCCATAATCAATTTTTATTTAAACTATAAAATTAAAAAAAATAATAAAATCATCCTCTTTTTTTACTGATATTTTCATCACCAGTTTCTCCACCTATTTCATTATATATTAAGCGCTTTAAGCTTGTAAAGTTCTGCTCAACGACATTTAAAACATTAAGAATAAGATGTCCTGGATTTACCATCAATATCTCCCTATTATAAAGTGGTAATAAATCCGAAATTGAATCATATAGGATGTTGGAACAAGTTGTCGTTTTTATACCTAAAATCCTGTTTATATATATAGGTAATACATTAAAAAGAGAAATCAAGTGAATAATCCTGACATTAGTTATATCATCCCAAGCAATAGAATCACTATCTTTTAGTTTAAGAAATTCCTTTATGCTTATACTTTTATCTAGCCATTTTATTTTCCATGCCATTTCTCTGGGAAATCCTGCCGTAATATATTGCAATATTGGATGTTCTAATATTCGCCTTGATGAATGTTCAGCATAAACACTATTGAGCATTACCTTAGTTGCACCAGAAAGTCTTGCTTTTAGAAACAATCTTGTTGTTTCTGCAAAGATCTCATCACCATTTGCCAAAAACTCTCTAATATGTGTACCCCATCGAAAATAATCTCCTAATCTGTATGCACATTGTTTATCATCAACAATAATATCATATGTTTTACTCTTTACAAAAATGGATTCCAGAGTATGATCAATTCTACTACACAACTCAATGTAATCCGCAAATTTGTGCTTAAATGATTTCGGATATTCGCTATATGCTTCAAGCATCGTATTTAAGCCAAAAAAAGAACTTGCATCCCTCATTGCGGACACATACCCATTTGAATAGAGAGTATCTGCATCAGCCTGTAAAATTAAAATATTATCAATTACCCACCCCTTCTCTTCAGCCAGATCTTTAACATAAACATTCCCAGCATGCCTAGCAGGAATATATCCTTGTTCAGACTCTTTAATCAAGTGGATTCTTTCTGGAAATTGACCTTTAATCCTACTGGCAATAGAGAAGGTAGAGTCTGTCGAGTTATTATCGATCATAACAAGATTTACATCCATGCTTTCTTGGATACCTTTGCTAGCAAATCCCAATGATGATAAAGATTCAATTAAATTATCCT
It encodes:
- a CDS encoding tyrosine-type recombinase/integrase, translating into MDKKFVYTSKLAPYIQGFLKERGLKGYNSSALKWILLEIDKFCNDYNMKDHFIREEIVNKWRKTRTNDSDRSLYMKYNAWIQLGNYMRDLGIDCYVPIPYRKGAKNNYIPYIFTHEEIQTIFSLSNYLKISYKYSQTMIFTMPAILRLLYSAGLRIGEVLAIKNKDIDFEKRTIVINDSKNNTQRLAAINDSLLPVLLQYKEFRDKNPIEKILLPESPFFITQRGKSCLGESVRRWFCEILNTAGISSKSGGNPPRIHDLRHTAAVHSLVKMVRNNIDVYCALPMISLFLGHNDPRSTNNYVRLTNEMFPGIIQLEHPTSLIFPKITQN
- a CDS encoding tyrosine-type recombinase/integrase, with amino-acid sequence MTDFAKYLQSFFHKYLLGNYGASSNTIRAYKKSFSLLVSFMTKVKNIPPHKLELKHLNKDSISEFLMWLETDCNNSISTRNNRYGAICSFCKYLQYEVPDRLAEWQNIRSIKSKKGFSKVMNYLSVEGINLLLEQASMDTLASRRDLAMLALLYDSGMRVQELVDLSPSCVRFEYPYHIRVTGKGNKQRDIPLLKEQINLLERYVKENHLLRPEKQFSPLFFNRGGGKLTPAGITYILKKYAKSARIVNSHLIPEIISPHVFRHSKAMHLLQGGVNIVYIRDILGHVSVQTTERYARADSKQKRDALEAAYQDVIPEKGKLGSWEGNDEEIDFLTNLGI
- a CDS encoding GNAT family N-acetyltransferase — encoded protein: MNNITQVSEKDNNISLKLGSGQNLHDKVRGKYWHIYLGEQRVGKIYIDYNTDEVLGNHPSIDIFINKQFQGQHIGRVAYAMACKESGLDEIYMHSRKSNTASIKAAADAGFVELQRPEFRQVVMVWKK
- the yhhB gene encoding cyclophane-forming radical SAM/SPASM peptide maturase YhhB: MQVSNQPIIRCFLFKVASRCNINCDYCYMYNHLDQSYKSQPKIMSKEILETAATRINEYVVENSIDRIAIVYHGGEPLLLGAEVLAKHVEYVRNMIRQETIVDFSLQTNGVLLKETDLELFEKCGLQVSLSLDGGQTANDKHRLDHRGKSTFADTEKALRLLEKKPNVFAGVIAVIDPFNDPSEILSFFSNYDIPQLDFLLPDANYVTIPPHRNEQPDIYENWLLNCFDLWFDHYSALKVRTFDSILASLLGAPSETDGFGFGDVGLITIETDGTYHDLDVLKITGEGTDLTRGDVKTTNIAYAIDSESVKKHRELLRKDGLCLTCQECSVVDVCGGGAVAHRYSDTGFLNPSIYCKELKNLIEHANKKVTDQLQIELDTNSISQISENDIQEYELETGVNNSFINILESFRNSQSEMFMTTISQINKEEYNATVEKILALEPNTLKQIATSPAVVAWTEVIKRRLEGSEAKSVDGETLPIDLKYLQDILNCDITNLFAWPKLQNSDKWLRLPFGNRVYFEDLSQVTDGQTVINKALNLIVKWKSSIVDEMKAISPDVLFIRDLDAPLDRVVSFSDNSVPGALYVQLMRNDKYIHPADLADSIIHEHRHQKLYLLQRVCPIVYSDYPLVASPWREELRPPSGLFHALYVFVELLDFWAFLRKSKEQGLTDVATNNCRKISDQLITGFEVIDKCDLTLLGRELLNCLKNRCEYLMIDDEN
- the yhhA gene encoding YhhA family cyclophane-containing RiPP (triceptide-type peptide natural product; maturases include a radical SAM/SPASM enzyme and a 2OG-Fe(II) oxygenase), producing MENFSTNGSPMANPKDKLLPKLKQLNTAHPALNRMRSKAMQVSGNEAITDYSRMHHRHNRS
- a CDS encoding glycosyltransferase family 2 protein, with amino-acid sequence MNSTNQIKTFIVMPCFNEEDNLIESLSSLGFASKGIQESMDVNLVMIDNNSTDSTFSIASRIKGQFPERIHLIKESEQGYIPARHAGNVYVKDLAEEKGWVIDNILILQADADTLYSNGYVSAMRDASSFFGLNTMLEAYSEYPKSFKHKFADYIELCSRIDHTLESIFVKSKTYDIIVDDKQCAYRLGDYFRWGTHIREFLANGDEIFAETTRLFLKARLSGATKVMLNSVYAEHSSRRILEHPILQYITAGFPREMAWKIKWLDKSISIKEFLKLKDSDSIAWDDITNVRIIHLISLFNVLPIYINRILGIKTTTCSNILYDSISDLLPLYNREILMVNPGHLILNVLNVVEQNFTSLKRLIYNEIGGETGDENISKKRG